The following coding sequences lie in one Silvanigrella aquatica genomic window:
- a CDS encoding ATP-binding cassette domain-containing protein — translation MIQNKTTLWQKFSFSDVTSLMKKLGKRAAEKNDLNSVPFVNKTIAEKNTYPNLENAVVSLRKSPLLSVLEYEKKQLIAMFFIHLSDVIISLMSALAAIQLLRSFESPSSNFRFISLFYQDPSTNEKMLFAISLALVIFLLNILAASLHAQKIEKEMLLFWRIPFNLMKYMYTHLLNICKKDRVLFQAGDLTNMAQNDTRFLGSYMSHAMIDFPVLIVSCALVMTMMVFFLGKIAWLGFSVICLQIPISLFFTWLGNKLHHEMMKRGDIRLQLVTEWVQGMRLIRYFGWGNHFKNEINQAALSEYKQDLKITVKYSIAFAITHNWWMVVSSAIFAGMVYFNGQKEASTIFAAIWLSGILGQQITPLPWFVNAWSQAVIASNRLKKFYKAKTQSEEFLHHIPEKNDKETEILIQKILSKEKNLDISVSFSLKNVSLKFSELEPYVIQNVTVEIPAQQTVALVGPVASGKSLLIQIIMGDIFPTSGEVLYKIEVKNYNSKNHIIKGNVHTELGISLLRSFQSYVPQEAFIMSSSIRENIPLIYKKSDTNYVSDKDIINSLYAASFQSDLDNLEHGLETEIGERGVNLSGGQKQRVSLSRSAFTNSSLILLDDPLSAVDFNTEKEIVQNIFKGDWGKNKTIIWSTHRLDYLYLANTIIFIEDGKVLEMGPYNQLTENKNSRLNQFILGLKHYGRN, via the coding sequence TTGATACAAAATAAAACAACACTATGGCAAAAATTTTCTTTTTCTGACGTCACTTCCTTAATGAAAAAACTAGGAAAAAGAGCTGCAGAAAAAAATGATTTGAATTCTGTTCCTTTTGTTAATAAAACTATAGCAGAAAAAAATACATATCCCAATTTAGAAAATGCTGTTGTTTCCTTAAGAAAATCTCCATTACTTTCTGTATTGGAATATGAAAAAAAACAACTTATAGCTATGTTTTTCATTCACCTCTCCGATGTCATCATATCCCTTATGTCAGCATTGGCAGCCATTCAGTTGTTACGTAGTTTTGAAAGTCCTTCTTCTAATTTTAGATTTATCAGTTTATTCTACCAGGATCCTTCCACAAATGAAAAGATGCTGTTTGCAATAAGCTTAGCTTTGGTAATTTTTTTGCTTAATATTTTAGCAGCAAGTTTGCATGCCCAAAAAATTGAGAAAGAAATGCTCCTTTTTTGGAGAATCCCTTTTAACTTAATGAAATATATGTACACGCATCTTTTAAATATTTGTAAAAAAGACCGAGTCTTGTTTCAGGCGGGTGACCTGACAAATATGGCACAAAATGACACGCGCTTTTTAGGAAGCTACATGTCACATGCTATGATTGATTTCCCCGTTCTGATTGTCTCTTGCGCTCTCGTCATGACAATGATGGTTTTTTTCCTGGGAAAAATAGCCTGGCTTGGTTTTTCCGTAATTTGTTTACAAATTCCCATATCGTTATTTTTCACTTGGCTAGGAAACAAGCTTCATCACGAAATGATGAAAAGAGGAGATATTCGACTGCAATTGGTAACAGAATGGGTACAAGGTATGCGTCTCATCCGTTACTTTGGTTGGGGAAATCATTTTAAAAATGAGATCAATCAAGCAGCACTTTCAGAATATAAACAAGATCTCAAAATAACTGTAAAATACAGTATCGCTTTTGCTATCACCCACAATTGGTGGATGGTGGTAAGCAGTGCTATTTTTGCAGGAATGGTTTATTTTAATGGTCAAAAAGAAGCTTCTACCATATTTGCAGCCATTTGGTTATCGGGAATTTTAGGACAACAAATTACGCCGCTACCTTGGTTTGTAAATGCTTGGTCACAAGCTGTTATTGCTTCCAACCGATTAAAAAAATTTTATAAAGCAAAAACCCAATCAGAAGAATTTTTACATCATATTCCTGAAAAAAACGATAAAGAAACCGAAATTTTAATTCAAAAAATTCTAAGTAAAGAAAAAAATTTAGACATATCTGTTTCATTTTCTCTTAAAAATGTTTCGTTAAAATTTTCAGAATTGGAACCTTATGTCATTCAAAATGTCACAGTTGAAATTCCTGCTCAACAAACCGTGGCTCTTGTAGGGCCAGTGGCCTCAGGAAAATCTTTACTCATTCAAATTATTATGGGAGATATTTTCCCAACTTCAGGAGAGGTTCTTTATAAAATAGAAGTCAAAAATTACAATAGTAAAAATCATATTATTAAAGGTAATGTACATACAGAATTAGGTATTTCATTGTTAAGATCTTTTCAAAGTTATGTGCCACAAGAAGCCTTTATTATGAGCAGCTCCATTCGCGAAAATATTCCATTAATATATAAAAAATCCGATACAAATTATGTTAGTGATAAAGATATTATCAATTCTCTATATGCCGCAAGTTTTCAATCTGATTTAGACAATCTTGAACATGGCTTGGAAACTGAAATTGGTGAACGGGGAGTTAATTTATCTGGCGGTCAAAAACAAAGAGTCAGTTTATCCCGAAGCGCATTTACGAATTCAAGTTTAATTTTACTCGACGACCCCTTGAGCGCTGTTGACTTCAATACAGAAAAAGAAATTGTGCAAAATATTTTTAAAGGTGATTGGGGAAAAAACAAAACCATTATTTGGTCGACCCATAGGCTCGATTATCTCTATCTTGCAAATACTATTATTTTTATTGAAGATGGAAAAGTTTTAGAAATGGGACCATACAATCAATTAACTGAAAATAAAAACTCTCGTTTAAATCAATTTATATTAGGTTTAAAACACTATGGAAGAAACTAA
- a CDS encoding HDOD domain-containing protein: MNHESNSQKDIKLPSIPDAVRECLAQMYSTDADISKLAVLAQKDAGIASSILKMANSTLYSMGQPTSDLKVGVTRIGLSSLMQILIKYSIEKLFEFDAIDFFNVKSFTKHCSWVSQLAFEIGKIVNYSPLSDLLVAGLLHDVGLLVRAISEKNIMKQVTEKCLNDKMDFHSSEKSLKIESHEILGETLLQKWQLPKEVILLIRYHHTDENYRPKNLSSEQNKAINILMLSDTIAHRFGNAFVNYTRETRVNTVELDKLGINNQDVGKTVKLVTQQLQFF; the protein is encoded by the coding sequence ATGAATCACGAATCAAATTCTCAAAAAGATATCAAACTTCCTTCTATTCCCGATGCCGTGCGTGAATGCCTTGCTCAGATGTATAGTACTGATGCCGATATCTCTAAACTTGCTGTATTAGCTCAAAAAGATGCTGGCATTGCCTCTAGTATTTTAAAAATGGCTAATTCTACACTTTATTCTATGGGGCAACCTACTAGTGATTTAAAAGTGGGGGTGACACGCATTGGTTTAAGTTCACTCATGCAAATATTAATTAAATATTCCATTGAAAAATTATTTGAATTTGATGCCATCGATTTTTTTAATGTAAAATCATTTACAAAGCATTGCTCTTGGGTCTCACAGCTTGCATTTGAGATAGGGAAGATTGTAAATTACTCCCCACTTTCCGATTTATTGGTGGCAGGACTGCTTCATGATGTGGGACTGCTTGTAAGGGCAATATCAGAAAAAAATATAATGAAACAGGTCACAGAAAAATGTTTAAATGACAAAATGGATTTTCACAGTTCTGAAAAAAGTTTGAAAATTGAATCCCACGAAATTTTAGGAGAGACTTTACTACAAAAATGGCAGCTTCCAAAAGAAGTGATTTTGTTAATCAGATATCATCATACGGATGAAAATTATAGACCTAAAAATTTATCAAGTGAACAAAATAAAGCAATCAATATTTTAATGCTTTCGGATACAATTGCTCATCGCTTTGGTAATGCCTTTGTTAACTATACGAGGGAAACGAGAGTTAATACCGTAGAATTAGATAAACTTGGTATCAATAATCAAGATGTAGGAAAAACTGTTAAGTTAGTTACACAACAATTGCAGTTTTTTTAA
- a CDS encoding APC family permease: MKLKRSIGLFGIMCASLGGMVGSGWLFGSLYAAQMAGPASIISWLIGGFCIMFLALTFAELTAMFPISGGVAAFPIFTHGKLVGFILTWITWITYVVSISQEVQSTILYMGNKFPSLVQKVNENNVFTPFGYMACFLTMLVLIFLNSFGAKFLANANNFISVWKLLVPFAVVVVFLFTSHNFSNMGIGSSSPHEFAPNGINGIFSAVALAGVVYSFCGFQHAALLAGESKRPQRDIPLALILSILIAIALYTGLQYAFITALPESALANGWKSISFVGDSGPLAGLAASLGVIWLVTVLYIDAVISPFGTGVLYVASSARIVQTMSQSGNSPKFFAKISKSGIPMRAIFLNLVVSMLAFLPFSGWKAIVSFLSSALIFSFAVGPICLIALRKQQPERRRPFNLPFYKVFAFIAFYVCNLMIYWSGWNVIWKLGVTVITGFVVFVISNYLSRNTLDPEHVATKLDFKCAWWLIPYMLIFCVISYYSSFEGGQHLIPNGWDFLVVAVFSLLIFILSVKFCLPKAESDKNTASILAKKGNTNCCS; this comes from the coding sequence ATGAAACTTAAACGAAGTATTGGTTTATTTGGCATTATGTGTGCCAGTCTTGGTGGAATGGTCGGTTCAGGCTGGCTATTTGGCTCGTTATATGCCGCTCAAATGGCAGGTCCAGCATCCATCATATCATGGCTCATTGGCGGTTTCTGTATTATGTTCTTGGCGCTCACATTCGCCGAATTGACCGCGATGTTCCCCATCTCAGGTGGGGTTGCTGCCTTTCCCATTTTTACTCATGGCAAATTAGTAGGATTTATACTTACTTGGATTACCTGGATTACTTATGTGGTTTCTATTTCTCAAGAGGTTCAATCAACCATTTTGTATATGGGAAATAAATTCCCTTCACTCGTACAAAAAGTAAATGAAAACAATGTTTTCACCCCTTTTGGATATATGGCATGCTTTTTAACTATGCTCGTCCTCATTTTCTTAAATAGCTTTGGTGCCAAATTCCTCGCCAATGCAAATAACTTTATTAGTGTTTGGAAACTTTTAGTTCCTTTCGCTGTTGTCGTTGTATTTTTATTTACGTCACATAACTTCAGCAATATGGGCATTGGTTCTTCTTCGCCACACGAATTTGCTCCTAATGGTATTAATGGTATTTTTTCGGCAGTGGCATTAGCAGGTGTTGTTTACTCCTTTTGTGGATTCCAACATGCCGCTTTGCTTGCAGGAGAGTCAAAACGCCCCCAAAGAGACATCCCTCTTGCTCTTATTCTTTCCATTTTAATTGCGATTGCCCTTTATACTGGCCTTCAATACGCTTTCATTACGGCTCTTCCCGAAAGCGCCCTCGCAAATGGTTGGAAAAGTATTTCTTTTGTGGGTGATTCGGGTCCCCTTGCTGGCCTAGCTGCTTCTTTAGGAGTCATTTGGCTTGTCACTGTTCTTTATATTGATGCCGTTATTTCCCCATTTGGAACAGGCGTATTGTATGTTGCTTCAAGTGCAAGAATTGTTCAAACTATGAGCCAATCTGGAAATTCACCAAAGTTTTTTGCAAAAATTTCGAAATCCGGAATTCCAATGCGTGCCATTTTTTTAAATCTTGTCGTATCCATGCTTGCCTTTCTTCCCTTCAGTGGATGGAAAGCCATTGTTTCTTTCCTTTCGTCTGCCTTAATTTTCTCTTTTGCAGTAGGTCCTATCTGCCTTATTGCTTTAAGAAAGCAACAACCTGAAAGAAGAAGACCCTTTAACCTTCCTTTTTACAAAGTATTTGCATTTATTGCCTTTTACGTCTGTAACCTTATGATCTACTGGTCAGGTTGGAATGTGATTTGGAAACTAGGCGTCACTGTCATCACGGGGTTTGTTGTCTTTGTCATTTCAAATTACTTAAGCAGAAATACTCTCGATCCTGAACATGTTGCTACAAAACTCGACTTTAAATGCGCATGGTGGCTCATCCCTTATATGCTTATATTCTGTGTCATTTCATACTATAGTTCCTTTGAAGGAGGCCAACATCTGATTCCTAACGGTTGGGATTTCCTTGTGGTCGCTGTATTTAGTTTACTCATATTTATACTATCCGTTAAATTCTGCTTACCTAAAGCAGAATCAGATAAAAACACAGCTTCTATTCTTGCTAAAAAAGGCAACACAAACTGTTGTTCATAA